One genomic window of Haliotis asinina isolate JCU_RB_2024 chromosome 4, JCU_Hal_asi_v2, whole genome shotgun sequence includes the following:
- the LOC137280936 gene encoding uncharacterized protein: protein MTSVGIQSSLLQPPLHDYDNTVKPGSAHDQMDPTWQPPLAPTQDSAEEDFDSKCDRWEHSAIFLDSVFWIPAKKTLLVLQYLGMCSNSLRTFFNHQRTLLHPVIERVWKEEQRMLLDEIRFTEEPLILGGDGRADTPGHNAKFGSYTLMELSTSKVVHVELVQSNEVKNSNAMEKEGLTRSVHFLREEEMHIPTIVTDRHLQIQKWIREEMPDTVHHYDVWHVAKGLRKKMEALVKEKDCSIVGRWIRSICNHLYWAAASTPDGNGDVIRDKWLSVVNHIQNTHYGHGKHFPSCLHPDLGQDD from the exons ATGACATCTGTTGGAATTCAGTCTTCACTTCTACAACCACCACTGCATGATTATGACAACACGGTCAAGCCCGGATCAGCCCACGATCAGATGGACCCAACCTGGCAACCTCCTCTAGCACCAACACAGGACAGTGCTGAAGAGGACTTTGACAGCAAGTGTGACCG CTGGGAACATTCTGCTATCTTCCTCGATTCTGTTTTCTGGATCCCTGCCAAGAAAACACTTCTAGTGCTGCAGTACCTCGGTATGTGTTCAAATAGTCTCAGGACTTTCTTCAACCATCAGAGGACCCTGTTACACCCAGTAATTGAGCGTGTATGGAAAGAAGAACAGAGGATGCTCCTGGACGAAATTCGATTTACAGAGGAACCTCTCATCCTGGGTGGAGATGGAAGGGCAGACACTCCAGGCCACAATGCTAAATTTGGCTCTTACACCCTGATGGAATTGAGTACCAGTAAAGTTGTTCATGTAGAACTAGTGCAG AGCAATGAGGTGAAAAATTCCAACGCCATGGAAAAAGAGGGCCTGACTCGTAGTGTTCACTTCCTCAGAGAAGAGGAGATGCACATCCCCACCATTGTGACTGACCGACATCTCCAAATTCAGAAGTGGATACGAGAAGAGATGCCTGACACTGTACACCACTATGATGTCTGGCATGTGGCTAAAG GTTTGCGAAAGAAGATGGAGGCCTTGGTGAAAGAAAAAGACTGCAGCATAGTTGGCAGATGGATCCGCAGTATCTGCAATCACCTCTATTGGGCCGCAGCATCCACTCCTGATGGCAATGGGGACGTCATCAGAGACAAATGGTTGTCAGTAGTGAACCACATACAGAATACTCATTATGGCCATGGGAAACACTTCCCCAGCTGCCTGCATCCAGATCTAGGCCAAGATGACTAG